The following proteins come from a genomic window of Nostoc sp. TCL26-01:
- the cofH gene encoding 7,8-didemethyl-8-hydroxy-5-deazariboflavin synthase subunit CofH, with protein MPHKTIDAILDHALLGYDLSPAEGVLLLTQTEPEAIAAIRTTADKLRHLQAGDTVTYVINRNINFTNICEQHCSFCAFRRDDGDEGAYWLDWGQILEKSQDAVKRGATEICMQGGLNPQAQINGKSLTYYLQLVKTIKQAFPHIHLHAFSPQEVQFIARIDGLEYADVIAALRDAGVNSLPGTAAEVLNDEVRRVLCPEKINTATWLEIVSTAHKLGLHTTSTMLSGHIETPTQQIEHLEKLRSLQQTAINQNYPARITEFILLPFVGQEAPKSLRRRVGRDQPVLADALLLGAVARIYLGNCIPNHQPSWVKLGLAGATEALVWGCNDIGGTLMEEHITTMAGAVGGTCMEVATLQNAIASLDRPYQQRDTLYQKIEVERKIPTQK; from the coding sequence GTGCCACATAAAACTATTGATGCAATTTTAGATCATGCGCTGTTAGGGTATGACCTATCCCCAGCAGAGGGAGTACTCTTACTAACACAAACTGAACCAGAAGCGATCGCCGCGATTCGTACTACAGCCGACAAACTCCGTCATCTGCAAGCTGGTGATACTGTTACCTACGTAATTAACCGTAATATTAACTTTACTAATATTTGTGAGCAACACTGTAGCTTTTGTGCATTCAGACGTGATGATGGAGATGAGGGCGCTTATTGGTTAGATTGGGGGCAAATTCTCGAAAAATCTCAAGATGCGGTAAAACGAGGGGCAACAGAAATCTGTATGCAAGGAGGATTAAACCCCCAAGCCCAAATTAACGGTAAATCTCTGACTTATTACCTGCAACTCGTCAAAACTATCAAGCAAGCATTTCCCCACATTCACTTACACGCCTTTTCCCCCCAAGAAGTACAGTTTATCGCCAGAATTGACGGACTGGAATATGCTGATGTGATTGCGGCTTTGCGGGATGCTGGGGTGAATTCGCTACCGGGAACCGCAGCTGAGGTATTAAACGATGAAGTGCGGCGGGTACTGTGTCCGGAGAAAATTAATACAGCCACTTGGTTAGAAATTGTCAGTACAGCCCACAAATTAGGCTTACACACCACCAGCACCATGCTATCGGGACATATCGAAACCCCAACCCAACAAATTGAGCATTTAGAAAAATTGCGATCGCTGCAACAAACAGCCATCAATCAAAATTATCCAGCCCGGATTACCGAATTTATCTTATTACCTTTTGTCGGTCAAGAAGCACCTAAATCGCTCCGCCGTCGTGTAGGCAGAGATCAACCAGTTTTAGCCGATGCTTTATTACTAGGTGCAGTAGCACGGATTTATTTAGGTAACTGCATCCCCAACCATCAACCAAGCTGGGTGAAATTAGGACTAGCCGGAGCTACAGAAGCTTTAGTTTGGGGTTGTAACGATATTGGCGGAACCTTGATGGAAGAACATATCACCACAATGGCAGGTGCTGTAGGCGGTACTTGTATGGAAGTGGCAACATTACAAAATGCGATCGCTTCCTTAGATAGACCTTACCAACAAAGAGATACCCTCTACCAAAAAATAGAAGTCGAAAGAAAAATTCCCACTCAAAAATAA
- a CDS encoding caspase family protein: MEREALVIGINRYPTLIEKSSDRPPHLKAPATDAQAIAQILETYGKFHVERLPAAYNQNGSCFVDPQQQLTLKELETAIVQLFNPPGRSIPDTALLFFAGHGLRKDIGGVTESFLAASDTCPVIGQWGLSLDWLRKLLQSSPVRQQIVWLDCCYSGELLSFHDADPGSFETKDRCLITASRGFEVAYEELSGNHGILSGALVEALKPESHAEGWVTNYSLVDLIKQQLKTARQRPIFHNTGTEIILTGQKEKIDRAVLMAEFCPYKGLAAFDFNESDPKYFYGRTALTDSLLENIRQGNFLAVVGASGSGKSSVVKAGLLHQLKLGKRLGGSEQWVIKIFRPGEHPLKSLARVLQTDKPKSELEKTEELLNKGAIALTQLVQATLQSLGIPHELEPDTNTLSLQTPVYHRLILVIDQFEEVFTLCQDENERQQFFECLLGALNGSGLTVVMTMRADFFGKCAEQEYAGLAQKIQENLITVTPMNKKELTQAITQPAYQVGLEVQRELVEQMLADVEGPGSLPLLQYTLTELWRKREVNRLTLAEYSRLGGVKGTLQKRADEVYDALDSKEEQLTAKRIFIELTQLGEGTEDTRRQVFKTDLVNSQQSAQVVEQVLMKLTDARLVVTSELQARGESEKTVTVVDVAHEALIRHWPRLRSWVSENRAAIRIERKIEAASEEWESKNKSKDYLFTGSKLAEAENYLQEYRDLGLLSHLASEFVQKSIQQRNTSKWVRFGVVAAFVGVVAIGAVASTIFGLESRKQATMANLREKGTNIKYLLPIQPNVEQLISAIAATGESQSQLGEALSEVQSSLSEAIEAVHERNIFSGHTSYVNALAFSPDGKYIVSGSEDKTLRLWDTKGKLLHTFKGHTSSVRALAFSPDGKYIVSGSEDNTLRLWDANGKLLHTLNGHTNIVNALAFSPDGKYIVSSSADNTLRMWDTNGKLLHTLNGHTSYVRALAFSPDGKYIVSGSADKTLRLWDTNGKSLHTLNGHTKPVRALAFSPDGQYIVSGSEDKTLRLWDTNGKLLHTLNGHTESVNSLAFSPDGQYILSGSEDKTLRLWDTNGKLLHTLNGHTSFVDALAFSPDGKSILSGGGDSTLRLWDTNGKLLHTLNGHTSSVTALAFSPDGKSILSGSGDSTLRMWDTNGKLLHTLNGHTKPVTALAFSPDGKSILSGSADNTLRMWDTNGKLLHTLNGHTSFVDALAFSPDGKSILSGSADNTLRMWNTNGKLLHTLNGHTSSVNSLAFSPDGKYIVSGSAYNTLQLWDTNGKLLHTLNGHTRFVTALAFSPDGKYILSGSDDQTLRLWDTKGKLLHTLNGHTSFVKAVAFSPDGQYIVSGSSDNTLRLWDTNGKLFHTLNGHTSSVTALAFSPDGKYIVSGSDDKTLRLWDTNGKLLHTLNGHTGGVWALAFSPDGQYIVSGSEDNTLRLWLGGNWQDWLKVGCDRLHEHPILVQAKTEEAKTAAQTCLDYANWSNTEKAQFLVKQGQALAQFDGDIKSADAKFNQARKLDSNVAIPSTTEVR, from the coding sequence ATGGAAAGAGAAGCACTCGTGATCGGGATTAATCGCTATCCGACGCTGATAGAAAAATCTAGCGATCGCCCCCCGCATCTCAAAGCCCCAGCCACTGATGCCCAAGCCATAGCTCAAATTTTAGAAACTTATGGTAAATTCCATGTTGAGCGTCTACCAGCAGCTTATAATCAGAATGGATCTTGCTTTGTCGATCCTCAGCAGCAGCTAACACTCAAAGAGTTAGAAACAGCAATTGTCCAACTTTTCAACCCCCCTGGACGCAGCATTCCTGATACAGCCTTGCTCTTTTTTGCGGGGCATGGTTTACGCAAAGATATCGGTGGAGTCACAGAAAGCTTTTTAGCTGCCAGCGATACTTGTCCTGTGATTGGACAGTGGGGACTTTCTCTAGACTGGTTACGCAAACTCTTACAATCTTCCCCGGTTCGTCAGCAAATTGTTTGGTTAGATTGTTGTTATAGCGGTGAGTTATTGAGTTTCCATGATGCCGATCCTGGCAGTTTTGAGACAAAGGATAGATGTTTAATTACCGCTTCTCGTGGATTTGAAGTCGCATACGAAGAGTTGAGTGGTAATCATGGGATTTTGAGTGGTGCATTAGTTGAAGCACTTAAACCTGAAAGTCATGCTGAAGGCTGGGTGACAAACTACTCCCTGGTTGACTTAATCAAGCAGCAGCTAAAAACCGCCCGTCAGCGTCCCATTTTTCACAACACTGGCACAGAAATTATCCTCACGGGACAAAAAGAAAAAATTGACCGTGCTGTTTTAATGGCAGAGTTCTGTCCTTACAAGGGTTTAGCAGCTTTTGATTTTAACGAATCAGACCCGAAATATTTCTATGGACGCACCGCTTTAACTGATTCGCTTTTGGAGAATATCAGGCAAGGGAATTTTTTAGCGGTTGTCGGAGCTTCTGGAAGTGGTAAGTCTAGTGTAGTCAAGGCAGGTTTACTGCATCAACTGAAGTTAGGCAAAAGATTGGGAGGAAGTGAGCAATGGGTAATCAAGATTTTTCGCCCCGGAGAACATCCCCTCAAAAGTTTAGCTAGAGTATTACAGACAGATAAACCAAAATCTGAATTAGAAAAGACAGAAGAATTACTCAACAAGGGTGCGATCGCATTAACCCAATTAGTCCAAGCCACATTGCAATCATTAGGGATACCGCATGAGCTAGAGCCTGATACAAACACTCTCTCTTTACAAACCCCAGTTTACCATCGCCTTATCCTCGTCATCGACCAATTTGAAGAAGTTTTTACTCTCTGTCAAGATGAAAACGAGCGACAGCAGTTTTTTGAGTGTTTGCTAGGGGCATTAAATGGTTCTGGGTTGACGGTGGTAATGACGATGCGGGCAGATTTCTTTGGAAAATGTGCAGAACAGGAATATGCAGGATTAGCACAGAAAATTCAAGAGAATCTGATTACTGTCACCCCAATGAATAAAAAGGAGTTGACCCAAGCGATTACCCAACCAGCCTATCAAGTCGGGTTAGAAGTGCAACGGGAACTAGTAGAACAAATGCTAGCCGATGTCGAAGGCCCTGGTAGTTTACCTTTGTTACAATATACCCTAACGGAATTGTGGCGCAAGCGAGAAGTGAATCGCTTAACTCTGGCAGAATATAGCAGACTTGGTGGAGTCAAAGGCACGCTACAAAAACGGGCTGATGAAGTTTATGATGCCCTCGACTCGAAAGAAGAACAACTGACTGCTAAACGGATATTCATTGAGTTAACCCAGTTGGGAGAAGGAACAGAAGACACCCGCAGACAGGTGTTTAAAACAGATTTAGTCAACTCCCAGCAATCGGCTCAAGTTGTGGAACAAGTGCTAATGAAGTTGACAGATGCCAGATTAGTGGTGACATCGGAACTGCAAGCACGGGGAGAGAGTGAAAAGACGGTGACAGTGGTGGATGTAGCTCATGAAGCACTGATTCGCCATTGGCCAAGATTGCGTTCTTGGGTGAGTGAAAACCGAGCCGCTATCCGCATTGAGCGTAAGATTGAAGCAGCATCAGAGGAGTGGGAAAGTAAAAACAAGTCCAAAGATTATCTGTTTACCGGGTCAAAATTGGCAGAGGCAGAGAATTACTTACAAGAGTATCGGGATCTCGGTTTGCTGTCGCATTTAGCATCTGAATTTGTCCAGAAAAGTATCCAGCAACGTAACACAAGTAAATGGGTTAGGTTTGGCGTAGTTGCGGCTTTTGTAGGCGTGGTAGCTATAGGTGCAGTTGCTTCGACAATTTTTGGATTAGAGTCTCGCAAACAAGCAACTATGGCCAATCTGCGAGAAAAAGGTACAAATATCAAATATTTACTGCCAATACAGCCAAATGTAGAGCAATTAATTTCAGCAATTGCGGCAACTGGTGAAAGTCAGTCACAACTGGGGGAAGCTTTGAGTGAAGTTCAATCTAGTTTATCGGAAGCAATAGAAGCTGTTCATGAGCGCAATATTTTCTCCGGTCATACAAGTTATGTCAATGCGCTGGCGTTTAGCCCTGATGGTAAGTATATTGTCAGTGGCAGTGAAGACAAGACGCTACGGTTGTGGGATACAAAAGGCAAGTTACTCCACACTTTCAAGGGTCATACAAGTTCTGTCAGGGCGCTGGCGTTCAGTCCCGATGGCAAGTATATTGTCAGTGGCAGTGAAGACAACACGCTACGGTTGTGGGATGCAAACGGCAAGTTGCTCCACACTCTCAACGGTCATACCAATATTGTCAATGCGCTGGCGTTCAGTCCTGATGGCAAGTATATTGTCAGTAGCAGTGCAGACAACACACTACGGATGTGGGATACAAACGGCAAGTTGCTCCACACCCTCAACGGTCATACAAGTTATGTCAGGGCGCTGGCGTTCAGTCCCGATGGCAAGTATATTGTCAGTGGCAGTGCTGACAAGACGCTACGGTTGTGGGATACAAACGGCAAGTCGCTCCACACCCTCAACGGTCATACAAAACCTGTCAGAGCGCTGGCGTTCAGTCCTGATGGTCAGTATATTGTCAGTGGCAGTGAAGACAAGACGCTACGGTTGTGGGATACAAACGGCAAGTTGCTCCACACCCTCAACGGTCATACAGAATCTGTCAATTCGCTGGCGTTCAGTCCCGATGGTCAGTATATTCTCAGTGGCAGTGAAGACAAGACGCTACGGTTGTGGGATACAAACGGCAAGTTACTCCACACCCTCAACGGTCATACAAGTTTTGTCGATGCGCTGGCGTTCAGTCCCGATGGCAAGTCTATTCTCAGTGGCGGTGGAGACAGCACGCTACGGTTGTGGGATACAAACGGCAAGTTACTCCACACCCTCAACGGTCATACAAGTTCTGTCACGGCGCTGGCGTTCAGTCCCGATGGCAAGTCTATTCTCAGTGGCAGTGGAGACAGCACGCTACGGATGTGGGATACAAACGGCAAGTTGCTCCACACCCTCAACGGTCATACAAAACCTGTCACGGCGCTGGCGTTCAGTCCCGATGGCAAGTCTATTCTCAGTGGCAGTGCAGACAACACGCTACGGATGTGGGATACAAACGGCAAGTTGCTCCACACCCTCAACGGTCATACAAGTTTTGTCGATGCGCTGGCGTTCAGTCCCGATGGCAAGTCTATTCTCAGTGGGAGTGCAGACAACACGCTACGGATGTGGAATACAAACGGCAAGTTGCTCCACACCCTCAACGGTCATACAAGTTCTGTCAATTCGCTGGCGTTCAGTCCCGATGGCAAGTATATTGTCAGTGGCAGTGCATACAACACGCTACAGTTGTGGGATACAAACGGCAAGTTGCTCCACACCCTCAACGGTCATACAAGGTTTGTCACGGCGCTGGCGTTCAGTCCCGATGGCAAGTATATTCTCAGTGGCAGTGATGACCAGACGCTACGGTTGTGGGATACAAAAGGCAAGTTGCTCCACACTCTCAACGGTCATACAAGTTTTGTCAAGGCAGTGGCGTTCAGTCCTGATGGTCAGTATATTGTCAGTGGCAGTTCAGACAACACGCTACGGTTGTGGGATACAAACGGCAAGTTGTTCCACACCCTCAACGGTCATACAAGTTCTGTCACGGCGCTGGCGTTCAGTCCCGATGGCAAGTATATTGTCAGTGGCAGTGATGACAAGACGCTACGGTTGTGGGATACAAACGGCAAGTTGCTCCACACCCTCAACGGTCATACAGGTGGTGTCTGGGCGCTGGCGTTCAGTCCCGATGGTCAGTACATTGTCAGTGGCAGTGAAGACAACACCCTACGGTTGTGGCTTGGTGGTAATTGGCAAGATTGGCTAAAAGTGGGGTGCGATAGGTTACACGAGCATCCCATCCTTGTGCAAGCTAAAACTGAGGAAGCGAAAACCGCAGCACAAACCTGTCTAGACTATGCTAACTGGAGCAACACCGAAAAAGCTCAATTTCTGGTTAAGCAAGGTCAAGCATTAGCACAGTTTGATGGAGATATCAAGAGTGCTGATGCTAAATTTAATCAAGCTCGAAAATTGGATTCTAACGTAGCTATCCCTAGCACAACAGAAGTCAGATAG
- a CDS encoding Uma2 family endonuclease has translation MVAIAQPAETRILLQNISWQTFKTMLAEMGTERNTRLAYENEIVEIITAQMSHENSNRLIEGFVGVLCEELGLEVKRSGSLTLTRDDLERGAEPDSSYYIQNEALVRNKENIDLATDPPPDLVLEVEYSRSAIDKLKLYAAMGVPEFWRYNGTTLKIYTLAGGQYSEVQISPTFTPIPVTEIPQFIATAKNHGEVATTRAFRTWVQKNRGLGNSGPPLGIRGNGDWGLMTIDY, from the coding sequence ATGGTAGCGATCGCACAACCAGCAGAAACAAGAATTCTACTCCAAAATATCAGTTGGCAGACATTTAAAACTATGCTGGCTGAAATGGGTACAGAACGCAACACCCGATTAGCTTATGAAAATGAAATAGTAGAAATTATTACCGCACAAATGTCTCACGAAAATTCCAACCGTCTGATAGAAGGTTTTGTTGGAGTACTCTGCGAAGAATTAGGTTTAGAAGTTAAACGTTCTGGTTCCTTGACATTAACGCGGGATGATTTAGAACGAGGAGCCGAGCCTGATAGTAGCTACTATATCCAAAATGAAGCTTTAGTAAGAAATAAAGAAAATATTGACCTAGCAACTGATCCACCACCAGACTTAGTTCTAGAAGTGGAATATTCCCGATCTGCCATAGATAAGCTGAAACTGTACGCAGCAATGGGAGTTCCGGAATTTTGGCGTTATAACGGCACTACATTAAAAATTTATACCCTTGCTGGTGGGCAATATTCAGAAGTGCAAATTAGCCCCACCTTTACCCCCATACCCGTAACCGAGATTCCCCAGTTTATCGCCACCGCCAAAAATCACGGTGAAGTTGCCACAACTCGCGCATTCCGTACCTGGGTACAGAAGAATAGGGGATTGGGGAACTCGGGGCCCCCTCTGGGGATAAGGGGTAATGGGGATTGGGGACTAATGACTATTGACTATTGA
- a CDS encoding family 10 glycosylhydrolase has protein sequence MRNRPLNPLKSKLPWQRLLTAILSSSLLIPWFESNPAQAQATEYCQLSPQVAKTKENLRLLSIKGNQDAQQRYQQLVKKHAEELKQCRSRTWPKIQAIWLRLYPCDVAPGAIEQIMDRMVNRGYNQVYVEVFYDGQVLLPAAANPTVWPSVIRTPRAEKIDLLATAIQKGRQRGLKVYGWMYTINFGYTYAKRKDREEAIARNGKGQTSLYVVDNGSQVFIDPYNEQAKRDYYRMVQEILRRRPDGLLFDYVRYPRQAGSDSIATKVTDLWLFTQATQQALFRRAQNNKGLELIRRFLSKGYITAGDISDIDKLYPQESEPLWQGRIIPPQQKALPSPSARQPILQTELWLLSVAHAMQGILDFVSLATQPAKELGITSGVVFFPEGNQTLGEGYDSRLQPWDRFPSTLQWHPMSYGTCGKVSCIVEQVQRVLSMAKPGTQIIPALAGTWGESVSNRPPLEAQMQALRQFSDKIPGVSHFAYSWQYPEHDGDRKFCRIQ, from the coding sequence ATGCGTAACCGTCCCTTGAATCCCCTAAAATCAAAATTACCTTGGCAACGTCTATTGACTGCCATTTTGAGCAGTAGCCTATTAATCCCTTGGTTTGAGAGTAACCCAGCTCAAGCACAAGCAACAGAGTATTGTCAGCTATCTCCACAAGTAGCAAAAACGAAAGAAAATTTACGCTTATTATCTATTAAGGGGAATCAGGACGCGCAACAACGCTACCAACAGTTAGTCAAAAAACACGCCGAGGAATTAAAACAATGTCGTAGCCGCACCTGGCCGAAAATCCAAGCCATTTGGTTACGGCTGTATCCTTGTGATGTTGCACCGGGAGCCATAGAGCAAATTATGGATAGGATGGTGAACCGAGGCTATAACCAAGTTTATGTGGAAGTATTCTACGATGGGCAAGTACTTTTACCCGCAGCCGCTAACCCGACGGTTTGGCCTTCTGTCATCCGCACCCCCAGAGCCGAAAAAATCGATTTACTCGCTACAGCAATTCAAAAAGGGCGGCAACGCGGTTTAAAAGTCTATGGCTGGATGTATACTATTAACTTCGGTTACACCTACGCTAAAAGGAAAGACCGAGAAGAGGCGATCGCTCGTAATGGTAAAGGTCAAACCAGTTTATACGTCGTAGATAATGGTTCTCAAGTATTTATTGACCCCTACAACGAACAAGCCAAACGCGACTATTACCGTATGGTACAAGAAATACTGCGCCGTCGGCCTGATGGCTTGTTATTTGACTACGTGCGCTATCCCCGTCAGGCTGGTAGTGATTCCATCGCCACTAAAGTAACAGATTTGTGGTTATTTACCCAAGCAACTCAACAAGCTTTATTTCGTCGCGCTCAAAATAACAAAGGATTAGAACTAATTCGCCGCTTCTTAAGTAAGGGATACATTACCGCCGGCGATATCAGTGATATAGACAAACTTTATCCCCAAGAAAGTGAGCCTCTCTGGCAAGGTCGAATTATCCCACCACAGCAAAAAGCATTACCTTCACCCAGCGCCAGACAACCAATCTTGCAAACGGAATTGTGGCTTTTATCAGTTGCTCACGCCATGCAAGGTATTCTCGATTTTGTCTCTTTAGCTACCCAGCCAGCCAAAGAACTAGGTATTACTTCTGGGGTTGTCTTCTTCCCAGAAGGCAACCAAACACTAGGCGAAGGTTACGATTCGCGCCTACAACCTTGGGATAGATTTCCGAGTACCTTGCAATGGCATCCCATGTCTTATGGGACTTGCGGTAAAGTCAGTTGTATTGTCGAGCAAGTGCAACGAGTTTTGAGTATGGCAAAACCAGGTACACAAATAATTCCAGCCTTAGCAGGAACTTGGGGAGAGTCAGTGAGCAATCGTCCACCCCTAGAAGCACAAATGCAAGCTCTACGCCAATTTTCTGACAAAATCCCAGGTGTGAGCCATTTCGCCTATTCTTGGCAATACCCAGAACATGATGGCGATCGCAAATTCTGCCGCATTCAATAG
- a CDS encoding HU family DNA-binding protein, giving the protein MNKGELVDAVAEKASVTKKQADAVLTAALETIIEAVSSGDKVTLVGFGSFESRERKAREGRNPKTNEKMEIPATRVPAFSAGKLFREKVAPPKS; this is encoded by the coding sequence ATGAACAAAGGTGAATTGGTTGATGCCGTAGCGGAAAAGGCTAGTGTGACTAAAAAGCAAGCAGATGCCGTTTTAACTGCTGCTTTGGAAACGATTATTGAAGCTGTCTCTTCTGGCGATAAAGTCACGCTAGTGGGATTTGGTTCATTTGAATCACGGGAACGTAAAGCTCGTGAAGGTCGTAACCCCAAAACCAACGAAAAGATGGAAATTCCCGCGACTAGAGTTCCTGCGTTCTCTGCTGGTAAGTTATTCAGAGAAAAAGTTGCGCCCCCAAAATCCTAG
- the psb27 gene encoding photosystem II protein Psb27 — translation MKRYWSRLLALILVVAIGLVGCGSPDSLTGDYRQDTLAVVSTLRQALEVSQDSPERAALQAEARQKINDFSARYQRANSVSGLSSFTTMRTALNSLAGHYSSYPNRPVPEKLKTRLEQEFKQVETALNRGA, via the coding sequence ATGAAGCGCTATTGGTCGCGTCTGCTTGCCCTAATCTTAGTTGTAGCCATCGGTTTAGTAGGGTGTGGTAGTCCAGATAGTTTAACAGGAGATTATCGCCAAGATACTTTAGCTGTCGTCAGTACCTTGAGACAAGCTCTAGAAGTATCACAAGATTCCCCAGAAAGAGCAGCCCTTCAAGCAGAAGCCAGACAAAAAATTAATGATTTTTCTGCGCGCTACCAACGGGCAAACTCTGTTTCTGGCCTTAGCTCCTTTACAACTATGCGAACAGCCCTCAACTCCCTAGCTGGACACTATAGCTCTTACCCTAATCGTCCTGTACCAGAAAAGCTCAAGACTCGCTTAGAGCAAGAGTTTAAACAAGTAGAAACAGCCCTGAATCGAGGTGCTTAA
- a CDS encoding LA_3751/LA_3752 family putative glycosyltransferase, whose protein sequence is MKAPKIHLPLLIILAGIIFSLYLLSRIPDEVYFSGDAGLKALLARQFSDGNLSFNLDLPVPAWVRNLWNNGLYPFEPPFTYQISNRYYITFPFTFPLVTAPFYKALGFRGLYIVPLVSTWIIWFNFYRICQFFKINALITSVGLATLIFAAPLSIYSAMYWEHTLAVCLAFSGLGIILTKGDKSFDPKNAILSGVLIGLSVWFRPEFLVIVAILVILVAISYRFNLGAATIINQQKTIFLVSIIVSVLMFFIINKLIYNHPLGAHALQVVEDFSLRKRLMDAYKYFGTLGMNLLQHFPMLYFAIAIIGLSLFFKNIQLTGTIWKILLISAPFICLVPILLPSDGGKQWGPRFLLILIPLMTLASIFALQATLSIKKFGCRYISSAVFATLFVLGFNLNTFAGTIKCYPVGNTETLDILNFLRQDSHKIVAVAHQYVSQTFESVFHEKIFFLTKKPDEVSKLSLGINEQGYQNFIYICPFYDSCFSTPTIPDKLELAAKEASFKIQLTEIKRNKKYIIQEAAIIKTDNKG, encoded by the coding sequence ATGAAAGCACCAAAAATTCATCTACCTTTATTAATCATTTTAGCTGGAATAATTTTTTCCCTATATCTGTTATCACGCATTCCCGATGAAGTTTACTTTAGCGGTGATGCTGGATTGAAAGCACTTCTAGCCAGACAATTTAGTGATGGTAATCTCAGTTTTAATTTAGACCTGCCTGTACCTGCGTGGGTGCGAAATCTCTGGAATAATGGCTTGTACCCCTTTGAACCACCCTTTACTTATCAAATTTCTAATCGTTACTATATTACATTCCCTTTTACTTTTCCCTTAGTAACAGCACCTTTCTATAAAGCACTAGGTTTTAGAGGTTTATATATAGTGCCTTTAGTATCTACTTGGATAATTTGGTTTAATTTTTATCGGATTTGCCAGTTTTTTAAAATCAACGCACTCATCACATCTGTTGGTCTTGCTACTCTGATATTTGCTGCCCCATTATCTATTTATAGTGCTATGTATTGGGAGCATACACTGGCAGTTTGTTTAGCTTTTAGTGGACTAGGAATTATTTTAACTAAAGGTGATAAATCTTTTGATCCTAAAAATGCCATTTTGAGTGGTGTACTTATTGGTTTATCCGTTTGGTTTAGACCAGAGTTTCTTGTAATAGTAGCAATTTTGGTGATATTAGTTGCTATTTCTTATAGATTTAATCTTGGTGCAGCAACAATTATTAATCAACAGAAAACAATATTTCTGGTGAGCATAATTGTTTCTGTATTAATGTTTTTCATTATCAATAAATTAATTTATAATCATCCTTTAGGCGCTCATGCACTGCAAGTTGTTGAAGATTTTTCTCTAAGAAAAAGACTGATGGATGCTTATAAGTATTTCGGTACTTTGGGGATGAATCTACTCCAGCATTTTCCCATGCTTTATTTTGCGATCGCTATTATTGGACTATCATTATTTTTCAAAAATATCCAACTGACAGGTACAATCTGGAAAATTTTGCTCATATCAGCCCCTTTTATCTGTTTAGTACCGATACTTCTCCCTAGTGATGGTGGTAAACAATGGGGGCCTCGATTCTTATTAATCCTCATTCCCCTCATGACTTTGGCATCAATATTTGCCTTGCAAGCAACACTATCTATCAAAAAATTTGGTTGTCGATATATTAGTAGTGCAGTTTTTGCCACCCTATTTGTTTTAGGCTTTAACTTAAATACATTTGCCGGGACAATCAAATGCTATCCAGTAGGTAATACAGAAACTCTAGATATCCTCAATTTTTTACGCCAAGATAGTCATAAAATTGTTGCAGTTGCTCATCAATATGTCAGCCAAACCTTTGAATCTGTTTTTCATGAGAAAATATTTTTCCTCACAAAGAAACCAGATGAAGTTAGTAAATTAAGTTTAGGCATCAATGAGCAAGGTTATCAAAATTTCATTTATATCTGTCCTTTTTATGACTCATGCTTCTCTACACCAACAATACCCGATAAATTAGAACTGGCTGCAAAAGAAGCATCTTTCAAAATTCAACTCACAGAAATTAAGCGAAATAAAAAATATATCATCCAGGAAGCCGCAATTATTAAGACAGATAACAAAGGCTAG